One region of Mucilaginibacter gotjawali genomic DNA includes:
- a CDS encoding SMI1/KNR4 family protein, with protein MFITEAIELLKTYNGPLGLTLHKGASGELINKAENTYGVTFPTDFKTFYRFTDGFETGEDIFHKIPPSLWVCSAGQKRWGTSNPLPGIRHINQATIK; from the coding sequence ATGTTCATAACCGAAGCCATCGAATTACTCAAAACCTACAACGGCCCGCTCGGATTAACGCTTCATAAAGGAGCAAGCGGGGAGTTGATCAATAAGGCCGAAAATACTTATGGTGTTACATTTCCAACTGATTTTAAAACCTTTTACCGGTTTACCGATGGCTTTGAAACCGGGGAGGATATTTTCCATAAGATACCCCCCTCTCTCTGGGTATGCAGCGCAGGCCAAAAGAGGTGGGGTACTAGTAACCCGCTGCCAGGTATCCGTCATATTAATCAAGCTACAATAAAATAG
- a CDS encoding tetratricopeptide repeat protein, which translates to MTKKITNHEDWSILLALAKAGDNVAQYEVASHYDYGLAAGDIEIVGQNKPKAFEWYYKAYKNGNADAIVLTADFLSEGIYCDQNIELAIELYKTAIDNGSGIAANNLAVLFRDKMDYKKAFELYKVAQNLDNSNSLKLALCYYFGMGTEKSIKNAFEIFLRISKDTSELRNCQYEIDEANYFLGQIYIDGGVVERSIHKASYHLKLADLDNDHRSAQELLVLLGRNI; encoded by the coding sequence ATGACTAAAAAAATAACAAACCATGAAGATTGGTCTATATTGTTAGCGCTTGCTAAAGCAGGCGACAATGTTGCTCAATATGAAGTTGCTTCGCATTACGATTACGGATTAGCAGCAGGAGACATAGAAATTGTCGGGCAAAATAAGCCAAAAGCATTTGAATGGTATTATAAAGCGTATAAAAATGGGAATGCTGATGCCATTGTCCTTACTGCGGATTTTTTAAGTGAAGGGATTTATTGTGATCAGAATATAGAATTAGCAATTGAACTTTATAAAACAGCGATTGATAACGGTTCGGGTATTGCGGCAAATAATTTGGCAGTGCTTTTTAGAGATAAAATGGATTATAAAAAGGCATTTGAACTTTATAAGGTTGCTCAAAACCTCGATAACTCAAATTCATTAAAGTTGGCTTTGTGTTATTACTTCGGCATGGGAACTGAAAAAAGTATAAAAAACGCTTTTGAAATTTTTCTGCGAATCTCAAAAGACACCTCTGAATTGAGAAACTGTCAATATGAAATTGATGAAGCAAACTATTTTTTAGGCCAGATATATATAGATGGAGGAGTAGTTGAAAGATCAATTCACAAGGCATCCTATCATTTAAAACTTGCTGATTTGGATAATGACCATCGTTCAGCGCAAGAACTTTTGGTTTTACTCGGAAGAAATATTTAA